One part of the Gossypium raimondii isolate GPD5lz chromosome 1, ASM2569854v1, whole genome shotgun sequence genome encodes these proteins:
- the LOC128034567 gene encoding uncharacterized protein LOC128034567, whose product MHPGSGTMYYVLRWIYWWPELKRDVTDFVARCLVCKKVKAEHQFPSGLMQPIAIPEWKWEKISMNFVSGLPLTLSRKDWGSEIYFKVLEKFARGFGIEAYFHFQVSICMALFEALYGRKFRTPLCWTELDERRVVGLDSVYEIEWKVSPWKRVLIFGWKGKLCPRYIGPYEVVEKVGSIAYHLKLPPELERIHDVFHVSMLQKYRSKSSHIVPVEEIAIRDDLSYEEEPIEILAREEKVLRNKRLPLVKVLWRNHKIEEATWEIDEVF is encoded by the exons ATGCATCCCGGTAGTGGTACAATGTATTATGTTCTTCGTTGGATTTATTGGTGGCCTGAGTTAAAGCGTGACGTTACAGATTTTGTGGCTCGATGTTTGGTGTGCAAAAAGGTGAAAGCTGAACATCAATTTCCTTCAGGGTTGATGCAACCTATTGCTATTCCTGAATGGAAGTGGGAAAAGATTAGTATGAATTTTGTTTCGGGTTTGCCATTGACTCTTTCGAGGAAAGATTGG ggatccgagatttacttcaAGGTTTTGGAAAAGTTTGCAAGAGGCTTTGGGATTGAAGCATACTTTCA TTTCCAAGTGAGTATTTGCATGGCACTGTTTGAGGCGTTGTATGGTAGGAAGTTTAGAACTCCCTTGTGTTGGACTGAGTTAGATGAGAGGCGAGTTGTTGGGCTGGATTCAGTTTATGAGATTGAATGGAAG GTTTCACCGTGGAAGAGAGTTTTGATATTTGGTTGGAAGGGTAAGTTATGTCCAAGATATATTGGACCTTATGAAGTTGTTGAGAAGGTTGGTTCTATAGCTTATCATCTCAAGTTGCCACCAGAGCTTGAACGAATTCATGATGTTTTCCATGTGTCCATGTTACAAAAGTATCGTTCAAAATCATCGCATATTGTGCCAGTTGAAGAAATTGCAATCCGTGATGATCTTTCTTATGAGGAAGAACCAATTGAAATTTTAGCTCGTGAAGAGAAGGTTTTACGTAATAAGAGACTTCCGTTGGTTAAAGTTTTGTGGCGCAACCACAAGATTGAAGAGGCTACATGGGAAATCGATGAAGTATTTTAA